One genomic window of Vibrio ziniensis includes the following:
- the rhlB gene encoding ATP-dependent RNA helicase RhlB — protein sequence MKKTHITEQKFANLDLHPQVIEGLEKKGFEYCTPIQALALPVLLTGQDIAGQAQTGTGKTIAFLAATFNHLMKTPEVEGRKATQPRAIIMAPTRELAIQIYNDADTLAESTGLKAALAYGGESYDKQLGKLQEGVDILIGTTGRIIDFYKQRVFNLNNIQAVVLDEADRMFDLGFIKDIRFLFRRMPEPKDRLNMLFSATLSYRVQELAFEHMHNPEHVVVEPEQKTGHRIKEELFYPSNEHKMALLQTLVEEDWPDRAIIFANTKHRCENIWGALAADGHRVGLLTGDVPQKKRERILEQFTQGEVDILVATDVAARGLHIPQVTHVFNYDLPDDCEDYVHRIGRTGRAGASGNSISFACEEYAINLTAIEEYIAHSIPVSDYDPAALLTNLPKPLTLRSSSPQRRTNTGGSRNNGNRKPQRRPRAPQKQKDS from the coding sequence ATGAAAAAGACACATATCACAGAGCAAAAATTCGCTAACTTGGATTTACATCCCCAAGTCATTGAAGGATTGGAAAAAAAAGGGTTCGAATATTGTACCCCTATCCAAGCATTAGCGTTGCCGGTACTGCTCACCGGCCAAGACATTGCAGGCCAGGCCCAAACGGGAACTGGTAAAACCATCGCGTTTCTTGCTGCGACTTTTAACCATTTGATGAAAACACCGGAAGTTGAAGGCCGTAAAGCTACTCAGCCACGTGCGATTATTATGGCTCCGACGCGTGAACTCGCGATTCAGATCTATAACGATGCTGACACGTTAGCTGAAAGCACGGGTCTAAAAGCTGCGCTGGCTTATGGTGGTGAAAGCTACGATAAACAGCTTGGCAAACTTCAAGAAGGTGTAGATATCCTGATCGGCACAACTGGCCGCATCATTGATTTCTACAAACAACGTGTTTTCAACCTGAACAACATTCAAGCGGTGGTTCTGGATGAAGCCGACCGTATGTTTGATTTGGGATTCATTAAGGACATCCGTTTCTTATTCCGTCGGATGCCTGAGCCAAAAGATCGTCTGAACATGCTGTTCTCGGCAACATTGTCATACCGAGTTCAAGAATTGGCATTCGAACACATGCACAACCCTGAGCATGTGGTGGTTGAGCCTGAGCAAAAAACAGGTCACCGCATTAAAGAAGAGCTGTTCTACCCTTCAAACGAACACAAAATGGCACTGCTACAAACTCTGGTTGAAGAAGATTGGCCAGATCGCGCAATCATTTTTGCTAATACCAAACACCGTTGTGAAAACATCTGGGGTGCACTTGCTGCTGATGGTCACCGCGTAGGTTTGCTAACAGGTGATGTTCCGCAGAAAAAACGTGAGCGTATTTTGGAACAGTTTACTCAAGGTGAAGTCGATATTCTTGTTGCTACAGACGTGGCAGCTCGTGGTCTGCATATCCCGCAAGTAACGCACGTATTTAACTACGATCTGCCTGATGACTGTGAAGATTACGTTCATCGTATCGGTCGTACTGGTCGTGCCGGCGCAAGCGGTAACTCGATTTCGTTTGCTTGTGAAGAGTACGCGATCAACTTAACTGCAATTGAAGAATACATTGCACATTCGATCCCGGTGTCCGATTACGACCCAGCAGCGCTACTGACGAATTTGCCGAAACCGTTAACACTTCGCTCATCGTCACCACAGCGCCGTACCAACACAGGTGGTTCTCGCAACAACGGAAATCGTAAACCACAAAGACGCCCACGCGCACCTCAAAAGCAAAAGGATTCGTAA
- a CDS encoding 2Fe-2S iron-sulfur cluster-binding protein — protein sequence MTFTVRLLPSELQFEVEKGQTILEAALNQQVPFPHRCQVGACAACLCRKVEGDISYHLEPMLTEKEQAEGWIFPCQAIAESHLVLTFAE from the coding sequence ATGACTTTTACTGTCCGTTTGCTGCCAAGCGAACTTCAGTTTGAAGTTGAAAAAGGGCAAACGATATTGGAAGCTGCGCTCAATCAGCAAGTTCCATTTCCTCATCGTTGCCAAGTGGGTGCATGTGCTGCGTGCCTGTGCCGAAAAGTGGAAGGGGATATCAGTTATCATCTAGAGCCTATGCTTACAGAGAAAGAGCAAGCTGAAGGATGGATATTTCCCTGCCAAGCTATAGCTGAAAGTCATTTAGTTCTTACTTTTGCAGAGTAA
- the trxA gene encoding thioredoxin TrxA, translating to MSDKILQLSDDGFENDVIKAAGPVLVDFWAEWCGPCKMIAPILDEIAEEYEGKLTIGKLNIDHNAGTPPKFGIRGIPTLLLFKDGGVAATKVGALSKTQLKEFLDANL from the coding sequence ATGAGTGATAAAATTTTGCAGCTATCTGATGATGGTTTTGAGAACGATGTAATCAAAGCTGCAGGCCCTGTTCTAGTGGATTTTTGGGCAGAATGGTGTGGCCCTTGTAAGATGATCGCGCCTATTCTTGATGAAATCGCAGAAGAATACGAAGGTAAGCTCACTATCGGTAAACTGAATATCGACCACAACGCAGGCACACCACCTAAGTTCGGTATTCGTGGTATTCCTACGCTTCTGCTATTTAAAGATGGTGGCGTAGCAGCGACTAAAGTAGGTGCGCTGTCTAAAACTCAACTAAAAGAGTTCTTGGACGCAAATCTATAA
- the gppA gene encoding guanosine-5'-triphosphate,3'-diphosphate diphosphatase has translation MSQTVSSPLYAAIDLGSNSFHMLIVRHVDGSVQTMAKIKRKVRLAAGLDNNNALSHEAMQRGWDCLSLFAERLQDIPQENIRIVGTATLRTATNINVFLVKANEILGHTIEVISGEEEAATIYKGVAHTSGGLGRRLVVDIGGASTEVIIGEGFEAKALTSLKMGCVTWLERHFKDRQLNITNFDNAIDAAKKGLAPILQQYTQLGWDVCVGASGTVQALQEIMLAQGMDEVITLAKLNRLKKQAMQSNHLEELEIEGLTLERALVFPSGLSILIAIFESLNIESMTLAGGALREGLVYDMMKDLRQDDIRLRTVHSVQTRYQIDQCYAQQVSDLASKLLAQCGGHEWIAEPQAEMLLLTAAQLHEIGLSIDFKKGGEHNAYLLQNLDLPGFTRAQKHLLAELTRRYREQLTTLPEQHALSATSGKRVLRLLRLAVLLSHRRCVDLEPSAEISADGDELTLSIEKQWLQDNPLTRAELELEANRQTDLGWPLSIEMV, from the coding sequence ATGAGCCAAACTGTTTCTTCACCGTTATATGCCGCGATAGATTTAGGCTCTAACAGCTTTCACATGCTGATAGTTCGCCATGTCGACGGTAGTGTTCAAACCATGGCTAAGATAAAGCGAAAAGTACGTCTTGCTGCCGGTTTAGATAACAATAACGCGTTAAGTCATGAAGCCATGCAACGCGGTTGGGATTGTTTAAGTTTGTTTGCTGAACGCTTACAAGACATCCCACAAGAGAACATTCGTATCGTAGGTACAGCGACACTGCGTACTGCGACGAATATCAATGTATTCCTAGTCAAAGCGAATGAAATTCTAGGACATACCATTGAAGTCATCTCTGGTGAAGAAGAGGCTGCCACTATCTATAAAGGCGTCGCACATACCTCCGGTGGGCTTGGGCGTCGCTTAGTGGTGGACATTGGCGGAGCCAGCACCGAAGTGATTATCGGTGAAGGCTTTGAAGCAAAAGCGTTAACCAGTTTAAAGATGGGGTGTGTAACTTGGCTTGAACGTCATTTTAAAGACCGTCAGCTCAACATCACCAACTTTGACAACGCGATAGATGCAGCGAAAAAAGGCTTAGCTCCCATTTTGCAACAATACACCCAGTTAGGTTGGGACGTGTGTGTGGGAGCAAGTGGTACAGTTCAGGCTCTACAAGAGATCATGTTGGCGCAGGGGATGGATGAAGTCATCACTTTGGCTAAGTTAAATCGTCTCAAGAAGCAGGCTATGCAGTCTAATCATCTTGAAGAGCTTGAAATCGAAGGACTAACTCTCGAGAGAGCGTTAGTTTTTCCTAGCGGTTTATCGATTCTGATCGCTATTTTCGAATCGTTAAACATTGAATCTATGACACTGGCCGGTGGCGCTCTGCGCGAAGGCTTGGTCTACGACATGATGAAAGACTTGCGCCAAGACGATATTCGCTTGCGCACTGTTCATAGTGTCCAAACTCGTTATCAGATTGACCAATGTTATGCTCAGCAAGTTTCAGACCTTGCAAGCAAGCTACTTGCTCAGTGTGGTGGTCACGAGTGGATTGCTGAGCCGCAAGCGGAAATGTTATTGCTTACTGCGGCGCAACTGCACGAAATTGGCTTATCCATTGATTTCAAAAAAGGTGGTGAGCACAACGCTTACCTACTGCAAAATCTCGATTTACCGGGTTTTACTCGCGCACAAAAGCATTTGTTGGCAGAGCTAACCAGACGCTACCGCGAACAGTTAACCACGCTACCAGAACAACATGCACTGTCAGCAACCAGCGGTAAACGCGTTTTACGCCTTTTGCGTTTAGCCGTACTGCTGAGCCACCGTCGTTGTGTGGATTTAGAACCGAGTGCCGAGATCTCTGCTGATGGGGATGAACTGACACTGTCTATCGAGAAGCAATGGCTGCAAGACAATCCATTAACACGTGCAGAGCTTGAACTTGAAGCGAACCGTCAAACGGATCTCGGTTGGCCTTTGTCAATTGAGATGGTGTAA
- the rho gene encoding transcription termination factor Rho has translation MNLTELKNRPVADLVKLGESLGLENLARLRKQDIIFAILKAHAKSGEDIFGDGVLEILQDGFGFLRSADSSYLAGPDDIYVSPSQIRRFNLRTGDSIAGKIRPPKEGERYFALLKVNTVNHDKPDNARNKILFENLTPLHANERMVMERGNGSTEDITARVLDLASPIGKGQRGLIVAPPKAGKTMLLQNIAQSIASNHPECELMVLLIDERPEEVTEMQRLVKGEVVASTFDEPASRHVQVAEMVIEKAKRLVEHKKDVVILLDSITRLARAYNTVVPSSGKVLTGGVDANALHRPKRFFGAARNVEEGGSLTIIATALVDTGSKMDEVIYEEFKGTGNMELHLNRKIAEKRVFPAIDFNRSGTRREELLTKTDELQKMWILRKIVHPMGEIDAMEFLIDKLAMTKTNDEFFDAMRRQ, from the coding sequence ATGAATCTAACAGAACTGAAGAACAGACCCGTAGCTGATCTTGTCAAACTTGGTGAGAGCCTAGGCCTCGAAAACCTTGCGCGTCTAAGAAAACAAGACATTATTTTCGCTATTTTAAAAGCGCACGCCAAGAGCGGTGAAGATATCTTCGGCGACGGTGTTTTGGAAATTCTTCAAGACGGTTTTGGTTTCTTGCGTAGCGCAGATAGTTCATATCTTGCTGGCCCAGATGATATCTACGTATCTCCAAGCCAAATTCGTCGTTTTAACCTACGTACAGGTGACTCGATTGCAGGGAAAATTCGCCCGCCAAAAGAAGGTGAACGTTACTTTGCACTATTGAAAGTGAACACTGTTAACCACGATAAACCTGATAACGCGCGTAACAAAATTCTATTTGAGAACTTAACTCCACTACACGCTAATGAGCGTATGGTAATGGAGCGTGGTAATGGCTCGACAGAAGACATTACGGCACGAGTTCTTGACCTTGCTTCTCCTATCGGTAAAGGTCAACGTGGTTTGATTGTAGCTCCGCCAAAAGCGGGTAAAACTATGTTGCTACAAAACATCGCCCAAAGTATTGCTAGCAACCACCCTGAGTGTGAATTGATGGTACTTCTTATTGACGAACGTCCAGAAGAAGTTACTGAGATGCAACGCTTGGTAAAAGGTGAAGTGGTTGCTTCAACGTTTGATGAACCAGCATCTCGCCACGTTCAAGTTGCAGAAATGGTTATCGAGAAAGCAAAACGTCTTGTTGAGCACAAGAAAGACGTAGTTATCCTGCTTGACTCTATCACTCGTCTAGCGCGTGCTTACAACACGGTTGTTCCTTCATCAGGTAAAGTTCTTACTGGTGGTGTGGACGCTAACGCATTACACCGTCCAAAACGTTTCTTCGGTGCAGCTCGTAATGTAGAAGAAGGTGGTAGCTTAACTATCATCGCTACAGCGCTGGTTGATACGGGTTCTAAAATGGATGAAGTCATTTACGAAGAGTTCAAAGGTACAGGTAACATGGAACTGCACTTGAACCGTAAGATTGCAGAAAAGCGTGTTTTCCCTGCGATTGACTTCAACCGTTCAGGTACTCGTCGTGAAGAGTTGTTAACTAAGACAGACGAACTACAAAAAATGTGGATTCTGCGTAAGATCGTTCACCCAATGGGCGAAATCGACGCAATGGAATTCCTCATCGATAAGCTTGCGATGACCAAAACCAATGATGAATTCTTCGACGCAATGCGCCGTCAGTAA
- the fre gene encoding NAD(P)H-flavin reductase: MTIKCKVKSIQSLASNTYQILLHPEQPVSFKAGQYLMVVMGEKDKRPFSIASSPCRHEGELELHIGAAEHNAYAIEVVQLMRKALEKQTDIEIDAPHGDAWIKEDSERPVLLIAGGTGFSYVRSILDHCIAQNKANPIYLYWGARDESQLYALSELEQIAAEHKNVHFIPVVEETGKNWQGKVGNVLQAISADFDSLADFDIYIAGRFEMAGAAREQFTQNKQALSERMFADAYAFI, encoded by the coding sequence ATGACCATAAAATGTAAAGTAAAGTCGATACAGTCTTTAGCCAGTAATACTTATCAGATCCTGCTTCATCCAGAACAGCCTGTATCTTTTAAAGCAGGTCAGTATCTAATGGTTGTCATGGGCGAAAAAGATAAGCGTCCATTCTCCATCGCGAGCAGCCCTTGTCGTCATGAAGGAGAACTTGAGTTACATATCGGTGCTGCTGAACATAATGCTTACGCAATTGAAGTTGTTCAACTGATGCGTAAAGCACTAGAAAAGCAAACGGATATTGAAATTGATGCTCCACACGGTGATGCATGGATAAAAGAAGACAGCGAACGACCAGTATTACTCATCGCTGGTGGTACAGGTTTTAGTTACGTTCGTTCTATTTTGGATCACTGTATTGCTCAGAACAAAGCAAACCCTATCTATTTATACTGGGGCGCTAGAGACGAAAGCCAACTTTATGCTTTGAGCGAGCTAGAGCAAATTGCCGCAGAACATAAAAATGTTCATTTTATTCCAGTAGTTGAAGAAACTGGCAAAAACTGGCAAGGAAAAGTAGGTAATGTGCTGCAAGCAATCAGCGCTGATTTCGATTCTCTAGCTGATTTTGATATCTATATTGCGGGACGCTTTGAAATGGCGGGCGCTGCGAGAGAACAATTTACTCAGAATAAACAAGCACTGAGTGAAAGAATGTTCGCAGATGCATACGCATTTATATAA